In Arthrobacter sp. SLBN-112, a genomic segment contains:
- a CDS encoding bifunctional 2-methylcitrate synthase/citrate synthase gives MAENEIKKGLAGVVVDYTAVSKVNPDTNSLLYRGYPVQELAARCSFEEVAYLLWNGELPSQEQLAEFTAKERAGRALDPVVKTVIDALPTTAHPMDVCRTAASVMGARHPQAEDSSREANMAKALDLFAAMPAVVAYDQRRRHGQDVVEPRADLGYSANFLWMAFGEEQVPEVVDAFNVSMILYAEHSFNASTFTARVITSTLSDLHSAVTGAIGALKGPLHGGANEAVMHTFDEIGIRQEESLDEAAARAKAWMEDALAQKKKVMGFGHRVYKHGDSRVPTMKAALDKMIAHYGRPELLGLYNGLESAMDEAKAIKPNLDYPAGPTYHLMGFDTATFTPLFVASRITGWTAHIMEQLDANSLIRPLSEYIGPEERHLP, from the coding sequence ATGGCTGAAAATGAGATCAAGAAGGGCCTTGCCGGCGTCGTGGTGGACTACACCGCGGTCTCGAAGGTCAACCCGGACACGAACTCCCTGCTGTACCGGGGATACCCCGTCCAGGAGCTGGCCGCCCGGTGCAGCTTCGAGGAAGTGGCGTACCTGCTGTGGAACGGCGAACTGCCCAGCCAGGAGCAGCTAGCGGAGTTCACGGCCAAGGAGCGCGCCGGACGCGCCCTTGATCCGGTGGTCAAGACAGTCATCGACGCGTTGCCGACCACGGCGCATCCGATGGACGTATGCCGGACCGCCGCGTCGGTAATGGGCGCCCGGCACCCGCAGGCTGAAGACTCCTCCCGCGAGGCCAACATGGCCAAAGCCCTTGACCTGTTTGCCGCCATGCCCGCCGTGGTGGCCTACGACCAGCGCCGCCGCCATGGCCAGGATGTCGTGGAGCCGCGCGCTGACCTGGGCTACTCGGCGAATTTCCTGTGGATGGCCTTCGGCGAGGAACAGGTCCCGGAGGTGGTGGACGCCTTCAACGTCTCGATGATCCTTTACGCCGAGCACTCCTTCAACGCCTCCACGTTCACCGCCCGCGTGATCACCTCGACGCTCTCGGACCTGCACTCCGCCGTGACCGGAGCCATCGGGGCGCTCAAGGGTCCGCTGCACGGCGGCGCGAACGAAGCCGTCATGCACACCTTCGATGAGATCGGCATCCGGCAGGAGGAGTCCCTCGACGAGGCGGCGGCCCGGGCCAAGGCATGGATGGAAGATGCCCTGGCACAGAAGAAGAAAGTCATGGGCTTCGGCCACCGCGTGTACAAGCATGGCGATTCCCGGGTGCCCACCATGAAGGCCGCACTGGACAAGATGATTGCCCACTACGGCCGCCCGGAACTGCTGGGGCTGTACAACGGCCTGGAGAGCGCGATGGACGAGGCGAAGGCCATCAAGCCGAACCTCGACTACCCGGCCGGACCGACGTACCATCTCATGGGCTTCGACACCGCGACCTTCACTCCCCTGTTCGTAGCCAGCCGGATCACGGGTTGGACGGCGCACATCATGGAGCAGCTGGACGCCAACTCCCTGATCAGGCCGCTGAGCGAGTACATCGGCCCGGAGGAACGGCACCTTCCCTAG
- a CDS encoding 8-oxo-dGTP diphosphatase has protein sequence MQFTAVTLCFLLRDGADGTEVLLGLKQTGFGRGKIVGIGGHVEPGETDEQAVVREVLEETGVVLQVEDLADAGSVHFVFPARPEWNMQTRLFTARLWHGEPAPSDEILPEWFPVNSLPVERMWQDADHWLPVVLEGGKANVVVTMGTDNESVASSESLLG, from the coding sequence ATGCAATTCACCGCCGTGACTCTTTGCTTCCTGCTCCGTGACGGGGCCGACGGGACCGAGGTCCTTCTGGGGCTGAAGCAGACAGGTTTCGGCAGGGGCAAGATCGTGGGCATCGGCGGCCACGTTGAACCGGGGGAGACCGACGAGCAGGCGGTGGTCCGGGAAGTCCTGGAAGAAACCGGGGTGGTGCTGCAGGTGGAAGACTTGGCGGATGCGGGATCGGTCCACTTCGTCTTTCCGGCCCGGCCGGAATGGAACATGCAGACCAGGCTCTTCACCGCCCGGCTGTGGCACGGCGAGCCGGCCCCCAGCGACGAAATCCTGCCCGAATGGTTCCCTGTGAACTCCCTACCCGTGGAGCGGATGTGGCAGGACGCGGACCACTGGCTCCCCGTGGTGCTCGAAGGCGGAAAGGCGAATGTCGTCGTCACCATGGGCACCGATAACGAATCCGTTGCCTCGTCCGAGAGCCTGTTGGGCTGA
- the xerD gene encoding site-specific tyrosine recombinase XerD, translating into MVPGPSAEPVISVEPAPKTAATGEPAAGRLGAIDRAITDYLQHVGVERGLAANTLAAYRRDLARYARYLAAAGCSRPEDITRHHVTGYVRALSDGSDGGSTLGVRSAARTVVAVRGLHKFWALEGYTPADPASEVHPPMAGKRLPKAISVDEVTRILEAAGTDTATGLRDRALLEFLYSTGARISEAVGLDVDDISLAEPGSGPAIVRLFGKGSKERLVPLGSYGARALDAYLVRGRPLLAAKGKGTPALFLNARGGRISRQSAWTILKAAAEKANITRDVSPHTLRHSFATHLLEGGADVRVVQELLGHASVTTTQVYTLVTADTLREIYAAAHPRALG; encoded by the coding sequence ATGGTTCCCGGTCCTTCGGCTGAACCGGTGATTTCGGTGGAACCGGCACCGAAAACGGCCGCGACCGGGGAACCGGCGGCGGGACGCCTCGGGGCCATCGACCGGGCCATCACCGACTACCTGCAGCATGTAGGCGTGGAACGGGGATTGGCCGCCAACACACTGGCAGCCTACCGCCGGGACCTGGCCCGGTACGCCCGCTACCTCGCCGCTGCCGGCTGCAGCCGCCCCGAGGACATCACCCGGCACCACGTCACCGGCTACGTCCGTGCCCTCTCCGACGGTTCCGACGGCGGCTCCACCCTGGGCGTGCGGTCAGCGGCCCGAACGGTGGTGGCGGTGCGGGGACTGCACAAGTTCTGGGCGTTGGAAGGCTACACGCCGGCCGATCCTGCCAGCGAAGTCCATCCGCCGATGGCCGGCAAACGGCTGCCCAAGGCCATCAGCGTCGACGAGGTAACCCGCATCCTCGAGGCCGCGGGAACGGACACGGCCACGGGGCTTAGGGACCGTGCCCTGCTCGAATTCCTCTATTCCACCGGGGCACGGATCAGTGAGGCCGTGGGATTAGACGTGGATGACATCTCCCTCGCAGAGCCTGGCTCAGGACCTGCCATCGTACGGCTCTTCGGCAAGGGGTCGAAAGAACGGCTGGTACCGCTGGGCTCCTACGGAGCGCGCGCCCTCGATGCCTACCTGGTCCGCGGCCGGCCGCTGCTCGCCGCCAAAGGCAAAGGTACGCCGGCGCTTTTCCTCAACGCCCGCGGTGGAAGGATCAGCCGCCAGAGTGCCTGGACCATCCTGAAGGCGGCGGCAGAGAAAGCCAACATCACCAGGGACGTCTCACCCCATACGCTGCGCCACTCATTCGCCACCCACCTCCTCGAAGGCGGCGCTGACGTCCGCGTGGTTCAGGAACTGCTGGGCCACGCCTCCGTGACAACCACCCAGGTATACACCCTGGTCACGGCCGATACCCTGCGGGAGATCTACGCCGCGGCGCATCCGAGGGCGCTGGGCTGA
- a CDS encoding sigma-70 family RNA polymerase sigma factor, which produces MLAAEEQAFIDLHSQHSGRVYRYIACRISDTCRAEELAADVFRIAWEKQLPEPPGIGWLLATARHVLGNEYRGRRRRQELLDRLEGEARGNVPQEDTGEQAAVADILGRLRERDREILMLSYWDDLTIPELGQALECSPSTASVRLHRARRAFAKAAPAHLMTERKD; this is translated from the coding sequence ATGTTGGCAGCGGAAGAGCAGGCATTCATCGATCTGCATTCCCAGCATTCGGGGCGGGTCTATCGGTACATCGCCTGCCGCATCAGCGACACGTGCCGGGCCGAGGAGTTGGCGGCCGACGTGTTTCGGATTGCATGGGAAAAACAACTGCCGGAGCCGCCCGGCATCGGATGGTTGCTCGCCACGGCCCGGCACGTGCTCGGCAACGAGTACAGGGGCCGTCGCCGCCGCCAGGAACTTCTTGACCGGCTGGAGGGCGAAGCACGCGGCAACGTTCCGCAGGAAGATACCGGGGAACAGGCTGCGGTGGCGGACATACTTGGCCGCCTTCGGGAGCGGGACCGCGAGATCCTCATGCTCAGTTATTGGGATGACCTCACCATCCCCGAACTTGGCCAGGCCCTTGAATGTTCTCCCTCAACCGCTTCCGTACGGCTGCACCGTGCACGCCGGGCCTTCGCCAAGGCCGCACCGGCACATCTCATGACCGAACGGAAGGACTAG
- a CDS encoding CTP synthase, which yields MIGSNSVVQRSNSRVNSRFPGSSKTTKHIFVTGGVASSLGKGLTASSLGHLLRARGLSVTMQKLDPYLNVDPGTMNPFQHGEVFVTDDGAETDLDIGHYERFLDENLEGSANVTTGQVYSTVIAKERRGEYLGDTVQVIPHITDEIKRRMRLPAEGKNAPDVIITEIGGTVGDIESQPFLESARQVRQDVGRGNVFFVHVSLVPYIGPSQELKTKPTQHSVAALRSIGIQPEAIVIRSDREIPEAMRAKIGRMCDVDIEAVIGCPDAPSIYDIPKTLHSQGLDSYIVRALDLPFKDVDWTSWDKLLDAVHNPKHQVEIALVGKYIDLPDAYLSVTEALRAGGFANEAKVKIRWVPSDECETREGAIRALDGVDAICVPGGFGIRGLEGKLGALKFARETKLPVLGLCLGLQCMVIEYARNVVGLEGASSSEFEPESKYPVIATMEEQLEYVEGGGDLGGTMRLGLYEAKLDEGSVIAGTYGKTTVSERHRHRYEVNNKYRQQIADKGLIFSGTSPDGKLVEFVELPADVHPYYVATQAHPELSSRPTRPHPLFTGLVKAALDHQGAGSQAVADTAAPAAGKPVASGTVTAK from the coding sequence ATGATAGGCTCGAATTCCGTGGTGCAGCGATCAAATTCCCGTGTAAATTCCCGGTTCCCGGGCTCCTCCAAGACGACGAAGCACATTTTCGTCACCGGCGGTGTGGCGTCCTCGCTCGGTAAGGGACTGACGGCCTCAAGCCTCGGTCACCTGCTCCGGGCCCGCGGCCTGTCCGTGACGATGCAGAAGCTCGATCCCTACCTGAACGTGGATCCGGGCACAATGAACCCCTTCCAGCACGGCGAGGTCTTCGTCACCGACGACGGCGCCGAGACGGACCTCGACATCGGGCACTACGAGCGCTTCCTCGATGAGAACCTTGAAGGTTCCGCGAACGTGACCACCGGCCAGGTGTACTCCACCGTGATTGCCAAGGAACGCCGCGGCGAATACCTTGGTGACACGGTCCAGGTCATCCCGCACATCACGGATGAAATCAAACGCCGCATGCGCCTGCCCGCTGAGGGCAAGAACGCCCCGGATGTCATCATCACCGAAATTGGTGGCACCGTCGGCGATATCGAATCCCAGCCGTTCCTTGAATCTGCCCGCCAGGTCCGCCAGGATGTGGGCCGCGGCAACGTCTTCTTCGTCCACGTCTCGCTGGTTCCGTACATCGGACCGTCGCAGGAACTGAAGACCAAGCCCACGCAGCACTCCGTGGCAGCGCTGCGTTCCATCGGTATCCAGCCCGAGGCGATCGTGATCCGTTCGGACCGCGAAATTCCCGAAGCCATGCGCGCCAAGATCGGCCGCATGTGCGACGTCGACATCGAAGCCGTCATCGGCTGCCCGGACGCTCCCAGCATTTACGACATTCCGAAGACCTTGCACTCGCAGGGCCTGGACTCCTACATCGTGCGTGCCCTGGACCTGCCTTTCAAGGATGTGGACTGGACCAGCTGGGACAAGCTGCTCGACGCAGTCCACAACCCGAAGCACCAGGTCGAAATTGCCCTGGTGGGCAAGTACATTGACCTCCCGGACGCCTACCTCTCGGTCACCGAAGCGCTGCGTGCCGGCGGCTTCGCCAACGAGGCCAAGGTCAAGATCCGCTGGGTCCCGTCCGACGAGTGCGAAACCCGCGAGGGTGCCATCAGGGCGCTCGATGGCGTCGACGCCATCTGCGTGCCGGGCGGGTTCGGCATCCGCGGGCTCGAAGGCAAGCTCGGCGCCCTGAAGTTCGCCCGCGAGACCAAGCTCCCCGTCCTGGGCCTGTGCCTGGGCCTGCAGTGCATGGTCATCGAGTACGCCCGGAACGTGGTGGGTCTGGAGGGCGCATCCTCCAGCGAATTCGAGCCGGAGTCCAAGTACCCCGTGATCGCCACCATGGAGGAACAGCTTGAGTACGTCGAGGGTGGCGGCGATCTCGGCGGCACCATGCGCCTGGGCCTTTACGAAGCCAAGCTTGACGAAGGCTCGGTCATCGCCGGAACGTACGGCAAGACCACCGTCAGCGAACGCCACCGGCACCGCTACGAGGTCAACAACAAGTACCGCCAGCAGATTGCCGACAAGGGCCTGATCTTCTCCGGCACGTCCCCGGACGGCAAGCTGGTGGAATTCGTTGAACTGCCTGCCGACGTCCACCCGTATTATGTGGCCACGCAAGCTCACCCCGAGCTGAGCTCGCGGCCCACCCGTCCGCACCCGCTGTTCACCGGCCTGGTGAAGGCGGCACTGGACCACCAGGGCGCAGGTTCGCAGGCTGTTGCCGACACGGCTGCGCCCGCAGCAGGGAAGCCCGTAGCATCCGGTACGGTTACCGCTAAGTAG
- the recN gene encoding DNA repair protein RecN: MIEELRIRDLGVITDATLPLGPGLSVVTGETGAGKTMVVTAVGLLLGARSDAGAVRSGAKSATAEAVLKLEAGHPAIARALDAGAEAEEFDDGAELILARRLGADGRSRAFLGGRAAPVGVLAEIGESLVVVHGQSDQIRLKSATAQREALDKFAGDTLAGPLAAYQHLYGRWKASQAELDSLRSAARDRLREAESLEAALAEIDGVDPQPGEDELLKAEAVKLANVEELRIAASTAHQALIAEDFGEAGDATTLVDAAKRTLEHVAEHDAELGSAAARLAEVGFLLNDIATELASYQAGLDSEGPERLAEIEDRRAALAKLVRKYAPTIDEVLVWAETARVRYDELQDDSSRIEALDAEVVRAEAELKKQSAAISKIRSKAAKDLSARVSAELKALAMADATLVINLESAGQLGPHGADEISFLLQPHSGAPARPLGKGASGGELSRVMLAIEVVLAAVDPVPTFVFDEVDAGVGGRAAVEIGRRLAMLARHVQVLVVTHLPQVAAFADQHITVTKTSVRGADGKTATGFTSSDVRLLDGPGRVRELARMLAGQEDSESAQAHARELLGDAKLLPQRA, from the coding sequence ATGATTGAAGAACTGAGAATCCGCGATCTGGGCGTCATCACCGACGCAACGCTTCCTCTCGGTCCGGGGCTGAGCGTGGTGACCGGCGAAACCGGCGCCGGCAAGACCATGGTGGTCACCGCCGTCGGCCTCCTGCTGGGGGCCCGGTCGGATGCCGGGGCCGTCCGCAGCGGCGCAAAGAGCGCCACGGCCGAGGCAGTCCTGAAGCTTGAGGCCGGGCACCCCGCCATCGCCCGCGCCCTTGATGCCGGCGCGGAAGCAGAAGAGTTCGACGACGGCGCCGAGCTGATCCTGGCGCGTCGCCTGGGTGCCGATGGCCGAAGCCGGGCGTTCCTGGGCGGCCGGGCCGCTCCGGTGGGCGTGCTGGCCGAGATCGGCGAGTCGCTGGTGGTGGTGCACGGCCAGTCGGACCAGATCCGCCTCAAGAGCGCCACAGCCCAGCGCGAGGCGCTGGACAAATTCGCCGGCGATACCCTGGCCGGCCCTTTGGCCGCCTACCAGCATCTTTACGGCCGGTGGAAGGCCAGCCAGGCTGAGCTGGACAGCCTGCGCAGCGCCGCCCGGGACCGGCTCCGGGAAGCGGAGTCGCTGGAGGCCGCCCTCGCCGAGATCGACGGCGTGGACCCGCAGCCGGGCGAGGACGAGCTTCTTAAGGCGGAGGCCGTAAAGCTAGCCAACGTCGAAGAACTGCGGATTGCCGCCAGCACCGCGCACCAGGCGCTTATCGCCGAGGACTTTGGTGAAGCCGGGGATGCCACCACCTTGGTGGATGCGGCCAAGCGAACCCTGGAACATGTGGCAGAGCACGATGCCGAGCTCGGTTCCGCCGCAGCCCGCCTGGCCGAAGTCGGCTTCCTGCTCAACGACATCGCCACGGAACTTGCCAGCTACCAGGCTGGACTGGACTCGGAGGGGCCGGAACGGCTGGCCGAGATCGAGGACCGCAGGGCAGCCCTGGCCAAGCTGGTCCGCAAATACGCGCCCACCATCGACGAAGTGCTGGTGTGGGCTGAAACCGCGCGGGTCCGGTATGACGAACTGCAGGACGATTCCTCGCGCATCGAAGCGCTGGACGCCGAGGTGGTCCGGGCTGAAGCGGAGCTGAAGAAGCAGTCTGCGGCCATCAGCAAGATCCGGTCCAAGGCCGCCAAGGACCTCTCGGCCCGCGTCAGCGCCGAATTGAAGGCACTGGCCATGGCGGACGCCACGCTGGTGATCAACCTTGAATCTGCCGGACAGCTGGGGCCGCACGGCGCGGACGAGATCAGCTTCCTGCTCCAGCCCCACTCCGGCGCCCCGGCCCGGCCGCTGGGCAAGGGCGCATCCGGCGGTGAATTGTCCCGCGTCATGCTGGCGATCGAGGTAGTGCTCGCCGCCGTGGACCCGGTCCCGACGTTCGTCTTCGACGAGGTGGACGCCGGCGTGGGCGGACGGGCCGCGGTCGAGATTGGCCGGCGGCTGGCAATGCTGGCACGCCACGTGCAGGTGCTGGTGGTCACCCACCTTCCCCAGGTGGCCGCTTTCGCTGACCAGCACATCACAGTGACCAAAACCTCCGTCAGGGGAGCGGACGGCAAAACCGCCACCGGCTTCACATCAAGTGATGTCCGCCTCCTCGACGGTCCCGGACGGGTCCGTGAACTGGCCCGCATGCTGGCAGGCCAGGAGGACTCCGAGTCGGCGCAGGCCCACGCCCGGGAACTGCTGGGCGACGCCAAGCTGCTGCCCCAGCGGGCCTGA
- a CDS encoding NUDIX hydrolase, whose product MPGTPETTPAKQVSDAPSPRRLLSTEKVYQGRIWDVVSDTFQLSESGDALTRDYIDHPGAVAVLPMNAEGQILLLKQYRHPVGMDLWEVPAGLLDVEGEDFVVGAARELAEEADLAAGTWNVLADVFNSPGSSSEAIRIYLARDLTGIPHLERHERTDEEAEIEFHWISLDDAVDSVLAGRLHNPSAVVGILAAAAARAGNYQELRPADAPWPAHPSQR is encoded by the coding sequence ATGCCTGGTACACCTGAAACCACCCCTGCCAAACAGGTTTCGGATGCACCAAGCCCGCGCCGTCTTTTGTCTACCGAGAAGGTGTACCAGGGCAGGATCTGGGACGTCGTCAGCGACACCTTCCAGCTGTCTGAGTCCGGGGATGCCCTCACCCGTGACTACATCGATCATCCCGGGGCAGTAGCAGTACTACCCATGAACGCTGAGGGGCAGATCCTGCTTCTGAAGCAGTACCGGCACCCGGTGGGCATGGACCTCTGGGAAGTGCCGGCCGGCCTTCTCGACGTCGAAGGCGAAGACTTCGTGGTGGGGGCTGCCCGCGAACTTGCCGAGGAAGCCGACCTCGCCGCCGGCACCTGGAACGTCCTGGCCGACGTCTTCAATTCCCCTGGCTCATCCAGTGAGGCAATCCGCATCTACCTGGCCCGCGACCTGACCGGGATCCCGCACCTCGAACGCCACGAGCGCACGGACGAGGAAGCGGAGATCGAGTTCCACTGGATCAGCCTGGACGATGCCGTGGACTCGGTGCTGGCCGGGCGCCTGCACAACCCGTCCGCCGTCGTCGGGATCCTCGCCGCCGCGGCGGCCCGCGCCGGCAACTACCAGGAACTCCGGCCCGCCGACGCCCCCTGGCCCGCACACCCCAGCCAGCGCTGA